A segment of the Babylonia areolata isolate BAREFJ2019XMU chromosome 20, ASM4173473v1, whole genome shotgun sequence genome:
TGTCGTCGAAAGgagcacagtacaaacacacagtaTATTAACTCGCTTTTCTTATTTACAAACCTGGAGCTAAATCCTTTGACATATCGAAGCCACTACCTTTTTGCAACAAAAAGCACCGAGCACAGAAGAACGTGGCCTGCCAACATCGGAGGCCAAACCGGAAACCTTAcgaacacacttaacacacaaatatttaaaaaaaggaatcAGACATTGACAAGAACAACTTTAGTGACCAACTGTTATGGAACAATAACTTAATCCAGTACAAGCATAATTCTTTATTCTTTCCATTGTGGAAGACTGCAGGAATAGAATAAGAGATgttattagactacagaaagtacagaacaatgctgcatgacttgtcctagcaaaaaagaaatctgatcatgtcacacctcttttgcatcagttacactggcttcctatacAGTCCCacattcactataaactagcggTACTTGCCTTCTGACATTTTAATGAATCTCTTccctgtatctctcctctgtgctggaaatgtacaaaccatgtagaacgctaagatccagttctgaattGTTACTtaaaagtcccaagaactaatttaaaatgtgcagggaaaaggtcttttagggctcaagtaccccaagtttggaattctttgccatcgtccctcagaaatgctcctgatctccagaccttcatgtcagatctgaaaacacaccttttccgcaaacatttctgtactcagcatgatggatagtccaaagtctgctCGCCatatggagttttatgctagagatattaaaactcacgtaatcctgttttagtgcagttgatgtATTCAATGTGTCtaggcgcgcgcgtgtgcgcgtgcgcgcgtgtgtgtgtgtgtgtgtgcacgcacatgcgagtgtgagtgtgcgcgcgcatgtatgtgtgtgtctaaaaaatgtgtgtttttaaggaatgtatttctttttaatctaagcatcatttccttgatatttttatggtttcgtggatcatgcttttttattcattctgtgaacgcattgaattgagctgttgtaatgttttatgtcatgtttatatctggctcgatgatgtaaggtgctttgagcagcattagtactggatatcgtgccatagaaaagttatgaattattattattattattattaacatacgagaaaaaaggatgaataacttTCAAGAAATTATAGAGAAATTCGGGGAAAAATAGCCTTCTTTTTTTTGAATATAATGCTTTATTAAACACTATTCCTCACCAGTGGAAGAAATGGATGGGTGACATAAAAGAAACTGTCAATTCTGACAGAGTTGACGACCTAAAAGTGTTCTGTACAAAGCCAAAATTCATAtcccaaagaatgaaaaaatcaaagaaagatgaaGTAAAACCATGTGCCTACCACTTCTGGCTTTGGAAACTTAACGTGGAAATTGATCATTACTACAGGCTACTGCCATCTTCATCAACTGAAGaaaccagattaaaaaaaaaactacaatggAAAATATTGCACAACATATATCCAACTAATATTCTATTGCATAAAATGGAAATAATGGAAAACAATAAATGCTCAGTTTGCTTAGACGAAGTTGATTACATAGAATACTTCTTCTACAAATGCCCACCAGTGAAATTATTCTTGAAACATATCGAATTTTACATAGTTGGAGCAGTTAGTGTGAACAAAGTCCTTTTTGGAGTGAAAGGATCAGACAGCTTTGAATGCAATAAAATTATCATTCAAAAGGTCAAAAGGAAAATGTGCAAATGTATCTataacaagacaaagacagccacGCCAATATCCTTATCTTTaatctttgaacaagaaatgaaatacagaaacatatGAATGCATTAAACAGATTTACATGGAAAAGGAAATGCTGATTACAAATTAAACgacaagggaggaggtgggaagaagggggatggcaGCAGCTGTCTTTGTAGGAATTTGTGTGGGACAAGTCCATGTGTATGGTTTGGAATATTTAATATTGAACTCCAATCTTGTTATGAAATCAAACACATACGtccgcacacgcatgcacacacatacacatgcatgcgaaCACGAGCAAATAAAACCCCATTTAGAGGTAACCATACATTAAAAATGCTACAatgacatatacatgtatatgaaatcagacagacatgtaggtatgtatacgtatgtatgtttgttcctctgtttttcccttttattttgtttttgttttaatttttattttattttatttttttgctttttgggtttttttggccaatgaagacgTTCATGTGAAGcactaatgtttaaaaaaaaaacgccggaagaaaaaacaaaagattgTGCTCAGTGAGTGATACTGAGgccacataaaacaaaaaaaaaacaaaaaaaaacagaaacaaacaacaacaaaaaactgagctGTGcttgaaacggaaaaaaaaaaaaaaagatgtgatggACAGGTGGTGCAGATGACCAGCCTGTCACGGATGATGTGCCTCCAGAAACCCCTGATGGTTGGGAAATCGACCCGGACAAACTCAACATCGGGAAGAGAATTGGCATTGggttgtgtgtgacagtctggAAAGGTAGGGATCTGCTGCTGTAATGATCCAGGTTTTTATATTAGGTAACTGTGGAGTATGACCAGCATGAACGATTGCAGCAATCCTGAGAATAACTCTGGCACCAAGGTCAGTGAATGTAAACTGCTGTCCCTTCTCAGGCTGATACGCACGCCAGcgtccttgtctctccctctcttgttctttccttgcatgcagtgacctgtctctgtactgtcaccctgactgtgtgtgtgaagacctctttgtactgtcaccctgactgtgtgtgtgaagacctctctgtactgtcaccctgtgtgtatgaagacctctctgtactgtcaccttgactgtgtgtgtgaagacctctctgtactgtcaccctgactgtgtgtgaagacctctctgtactgtcaccctgactgtgtgtgtgtgtgaagacgtctctatactgtcaccctgactgtgtatgtgtgaagacctctctgtactgtcaccctgactgtgtgtgtgtgtgaagacctctctgtactgtcaccctgactgtgtgtgtgtgaagacctctctatactgtcaccctgactgtgtgtgtgaagacctctctgtactgtcaccctgactgtgtgtgtgaagacctctctgtactgtcaccctgactgtgtgtgtgaagacctctctatactgtcaccctgactgtgtgtgtgaagacctctctatactgtcaccctgactgtgtgtgtgaagacctctctgtactgtcaccctgactgtctgtgtgaagacctctctgtactgtcaccctgactctgtatgaagacctctctgtactgtcaccctgattgtgtgtgtgtgaagacctctctgtactgtcaccctgattgtgtgtgtgtgaagacctctctgtactgtcaccctgattgtgtgtatgtgaaggccgctctgtactgtcaccctaactgtgtatgtgtgaaaacctctctgtactgtcaccctgactgtgtgaagacctctttgtactgtcaccctgactgtgtgaagacctctctgtactgtgtgCGGAAAGATCTCTCcgtactgtcaccctgactgtctGTGTttgaagacctctctgtactgtcaccctgattgtgtgtgtttgaagacctctctgtactgtcaccctgactgtgtgtgtgtgaaaacctctctgtactgtcaccctaactgtgtatgtgtgaaaacctctctgtactgtcaccctgactgtgtgtgaagacctctctgtactgtcaccctgactgtctctgtgaagacctctctgtactgtcaccctgactgtctctgtgaagacctctctgtactgtcaccctgactgtatGTGTGAacacctctctgtactgtcaccctgactgtatGTGTGAacacctctctgtactgtcaccgTGACTGTGTGAAAACCTCTttgtactgtcaccctgactgtgtgtgtgaagacctctgtactgtcaccctgactgtatGTGAAGACTTCTCTGTATggtcaccctgactgtgtgtgtgtaatgacctctgtgtactgtcaccctgactgtgtgtgtgtaatgacctctctgtactgtcaccatgactgtgtgtatgtgaagacctctctgcactgtcaccctgactgtgtgtgtgtgaagacctctctgtactgtcaccctgacttTGTGAAGACCTATCTCTACTGTCaccctggctgtgtgtgtgaagatctctctgtactgtcaccctgattttgtgtgtgaagacctctctgtactgtcaccaAAGCTGtctgtgtgaagacctctctgtactgtcaccctggctgtgtgtgtgaagatctctctgtactgtcaccctgattttgtgtgtgaagacctctctgtactgtcaccctgcctgtgtgtgtgaagacctctctgtactgtcaccctgattgtgtgtgtgtgaagacctctctgtactgtcaccctgattgtgtgtgtgtgaagacctctctgtactgtcaccctaactctgtgtgaagacctctctgtactgtcaccctgagtgtgtgtgtgaagacctctctgtactgtgaCGCCGACTGTCTGTGTGAAGACgtctctgtactgtcaccctgactaTGTGTGTGAaaacctctctgtactgtcatcCTGACTATGTGCGTGAGAAGACCgctctgtactgtcaccctgtctgtctgtgtgaagacctctctgtactgtcaccctgactgtgtgtgtttgaagacctCTCTATACTGTcaccctgagtgtgtgtgtgaagtcctctttgtactgtcaccctgagtgtgtgtgtgaagacctctctgtatTGTCACCCTGACTGTCTGTGTGAAAAactctctgtactgtcaccctgactgtgtgtgtgaagacctctttgtactgtcaccctgactatgtgtgtgtgtcaagaactctctgtactgtcaccctgaatGTGTGTGAAGACgtctctgtactgtcaccctgactgtgtgtgaagacctctctgtactgtcaccctgactgtttGTGTGAAGACCTTTCtttactgtcaccctgactgtgtgtgtgtgaagacctctttgtactgtcaccctgactgtgtgcGGGAAGACCTCATTGTACTGTCaccctgattctgtgtgtgtgaagacctctctgtactgtcaccctaactgtgtgtatgtgaaggctgctctgtactgtcaccctgtgtgtgtgtgaagacctctctgtactgtcaccctaactgtgtatgtgtgaagacctctctgtactgtcaccctgactgtgtatgtgtgaaaacctctctgtactgtcaccctgactgtgtgtgaagacctctctgtactgtcaccctgactgtctctgtgaagacctctctgtactgtcaccctgactgtctctgtgaagacctctctgtactgtcaccctgactgtatGTGTGAacacctctctgtactgtcaccctgactgtatGTGTGAacacctctctgtactgtcaccgTGACTGTGTGAAAACCTCTttgtactgtcaccctgactgtgtgtgtgaagacctctgtactgtcaccctgactgtatGTGAAGACTTCTCTGTATggtcaccctgactgtgtgtgtgtaatgacctctgtgtactgtcaccctgactgtgtgtgtgtaatgacctCTGTGTACTGTCAccatgactgtgtgtatgtgaagacctctctgcactgtcaccctgactgtgtgtgtgtgaagacctctctgtactgtcaccctgacttTGTGAAGACCTATCTCTACTGTCaccctggctgtgtgtgtgaagatctctctgtactgtcaccctgattttgtgtgtgaagacctctctgtactgtcaccaAAGCTGtctgtgtgaagacctctctgtactgtcaccctgcctgtgtgtgtgaagacctctctgtactgtcaccctgattgtgtgtgtgtgaagacctctctgtactgtcaccctgattgtgtgtgtgtgaagacctctctgtactgtcaccctaactctgtgtgaagacctctctgtactgtcaccctgagtgtgtgtgtgaagacctctctgtactgtgaCGCCGACTGTCTGTGTGAAGACgtctctgtactgtcaccctgactaTGTGTGTGAaaacctctctgtactgtcatcCTGACTATGTGCGTGAGAAGACCgctctgtactgtcaccctgtctgtctgtgtgaagacctctctgtactgtcaccctgactgtgtgtgtttgaagacctCTCTATACTGTcaccctgagtgtgtgtgtgaagtcctctttgtactgtcaccctgagtgtgtgtgtgaagacctctctgtatTGTCACCCTGACTGTCTGTGTGAAAAactctctgtactgtcaccctgactgtgtgtgtgaagacctctttgtactgtcaccctgactatgtgtgtgtgtcaagaactctctgtactgtcaccctgaatGTGTGTGAAGACgtctctgtactgtcaccctgactgtgtgtgaagacctctctgtactgtcaccctgactgtttGTGTGAAGACCTTTCtttactgtcaccctgactgtgtgtgtgtgaagacctctttgtactgtcaccctgactgtgtgcGGGAAGACCTCATTGTACTGTcaccctgattgtgtgtgtgtgaagacctctctgtactgtcaccctaactgtgtgtatgtgaaggctgctctgtactgtcaccctgagtgtgtgtgaagacctctctgtactgtcaccctaactgtgtatgtgtgaagacctctctgtactgtcaccctgactgtgtgtgaagacctctctgtactgtcaccctgagtgtgtgtgtgaagacctgtctgtactgtcaccctgagtgtgtgtgaagacctgtctgtactgtcaccctgagtgtgtgtgaagacctctctgtactgtcaccctgactctgtgtgtgtgtgtgaagacctctctgtactgtcaccctgaccgtgtgtgaagacctctctgtactgtcaccctgactgtgtgtgaagacctctgaagacctctctgtactgtcaccctgactgtgtgtgaagacctctgaAGACCtatctgtactgtcaccctgactgtgtgtgaagacctctgaAGACCtatctgtactgtcaccctgactgtgtgtgaagacctctctgtactgtcaccctgactgtgtgtgaagacctctctgtactgtcaccatgactgtgtgtgaagacctctctgtactgtcatcATTTAAGAAAGAATTATAAAGCAGAGAGATGTGACCATTACTTGGGAATTTTACCCACAGTCTTCACAAGGAAATGGTATCCCTATATCAAACGTCTTGAAAAAACAACCCATACAACAGTTATGGTTAAATATCACTGTTCAGGACAACAATATTGCAGGTAAAATGATAATGCTGTTATACCTGGCATAAAGACAGGTATAATGTATGTCATGCGTTTCCATAGTATTGTTATAAAGGGAATATATTACATAGTATTGTGATTCATAAATATATTGAGGTAATAACACTGGCTTTTCTGTTGCATTGTTTGTCACAGAAGACACTGAGCAAAGTTGCATCAGTTCTGTGCTGACGGTAACTGTACCACCAGTAATCAGGGTTCAAATCCCTGTTTCAGTACGGtgtcgtgtccttgggaaaggcactctgactttcctcacttcagccaggtgtgaataggtagcTGACTTCATTGGGGAAGGTTCAAACAGCAGGAGAGGACTGAAAGAGCCATGGCTTTCGAAGTTTGTATACCAAGCCCTACACACagtcaatatgaattcactgccccagtgaccataaaaggcaatgggaccttgcactttttctttttttttaactcactgcTGTGTCACTTGTTCCAGCattgcactgttgttgtttttgttgtttacaaGGTGTGATGGATTTGTCTCCCCTGTACTCACGTTTCTCACATGTTCCCACActctttcagttttgtttcttttcttttttgttgttgtgttgttgttttttgtctgttttgttttgttttcaagtgGATCTACCAAAATTTGTTTGGGAATATGTAAGTACAAATGATATTTTGATTCATTCATTAAGTCCAAAAAtcatcaaaataaaaaaagaagaagaagaaagagaagagaccgTCAGTATAATaaaagtttgatttattttagtaaaagaaaaaaaacaacaaaaaaaaacattgaaacagAAAATGTGAAGAGACTATCGatagattatgattattattttaacCATTCAACTTTGCCTCAATGATTCTTATAAACTGATCTTTTAAAATCTAGTCTTTTGTATTCAGGTGGCTTATTGTGGAATATTTCAGCCATTCTCAATGTCCTTACTAGTCATAATGTATTAAATGTATTTTTCAGGACTCAAAAGGAAAATGCAATCAGTCAATATCTTTCACTTtcccactcattctctcttcaccccgtcccccctctctttctttctatctctgtctgttgtcgATAATATTTATGCTTGCATTTATGTATTTCATGTTTTTGGCATATTTAGAAACTTCATACTTTACCATTTTAATATTATGCTTCTTGAGTTGCATGTATTTAATATTTTCCCTTCCTTTGAGGGCAGGGTGAAAATAAgtgtggtgtgctttttttttcccccctcccccaaaaagttATTTCATTCCCTCCCCACAATTTTTCTGTTTGATTATAAAACATCATATAAGGAAAAGAATGATAATCAAACACCTCCCTTCCCAAACATTTGTACTTTGACATGGTGAGAAAGTTGGCTTCAGTGGTCCCTGTGGGGGATTCATCAGCACTGGACACTGGTCTTGTGGTGACACACagctaggaagcaagtgtccttGAGTTCAAGTCCTTTATACTGAGCGGGATTTTTacttctccctccactagaccttgagtggtggtctgggtgctagtctttcaggtgagacaataaactgaggtcccgtatgcagcacgcactaaccacatgtaaaagaatccctggcaacaaaagggttgcccctgtcCACTTTgattgaaaacaaacacacttgcagacagaaaacaaagaataatgtggggacacacactctccctggggggaagagcagcctgaattttacacagagacgtgtgttgtgacaaaaagtaaataCACTACAGCACGATACACTTTTGATGATTCAGTGATGGAACTCATTTTACAGGACAGTACCTGGGTTTGGATGTGGCTGTCAGAATgcgggaggcggagagagaaccAGCAATGTCTGTTGATGAGTTTCTGGAGGCAGTGGACCTGCTGAAGAAATTCCGGCATGACAAGTTGGAGCATGTGTTTGGCGTGCACACCAAAGCTGAGCCCATGTGTGTGGTCATAGAATGGATGAGTCAGGGCAGTCTGCTGGAGTACCTGCGGGAGGGGAAGGGCACACACGTTGATCTGCCCTGTCTCATAGACATGGCCGCTCAGGTGTGCCACTAGAAGTgtttatcttcatcatcttcttctttttcttattcctcctcttcttcatcttcgacaacatcatcatcatcttctttttcctctctttttttttttttcttttcgtcttcttcttcttcatcaccatcttcttcttcatcatcatcatcatcatcttattcttctccgtcttcttcttcaccttcttcttcttcgttgtcttcttctccatcatcttctcctccttcttttcctccttattcttctcctcctcgttcttcttcttctccttcatcatcatcatcatcatcatcatcttcttcttcttcttcttcttcttcttcttcttcttcttcttccccataaTCTCAAGCTGTaagggcaccactgatgacctggccacCAGTTCTCTCCACTTCTCCCAGGTCCTTGTCTCTCTCAGGGTGTCACTCAGTCTCAGGCTGTCAGTTCTGGGAtgtccttctgtcttttctttttctttctgtctgcctctcctttctTGCACTGTGCCTTGTGTGTGGCTGTCATGGCAAACCGTACTGATCGTGATAAGTGCCCAATACCACCTCAGTTTGGATCTCTTCACTTCTTTTTAGGATAGGAATATGAACATTATTGTACCTgaattcttgtgggttttttttggtgtgataTCACACGcattggtgattgtagacatttagtTACAAGTGTTAATTTTGATATTTGAATGATGTTATTtaagatagataaagaaaaaggcaggagggggaagggtgggggcgtcatggtgagttgtgttgtattacttggtcacaacagatttctctgtgtgatatccGGGTTGCTTTCTAAGGGGAAAGTGttgtcactacagtgcagcagcacccatatatatttttttctacctCCAGGTGAATGTTTTCCTATGAAGGagaatttttctatagaattttgccagggacagctcttttgttgaagtgggttcttttttgtgtgcacagTGCATGGTACTCATGAGACCTTGGCATATCATCTCTTCtgaatgacaggcgcaatagccaagtggtttaggcaTTTGACTTTGAGGGTCCTGGgatcgaatctcagtaatggcgcctggtgggtaaagtgtgaagatttttcccatctcccaggtcaatgtgtatatacgagtgaacatgggagttgcagccaatgaatgaagaagaagaagaagaatctctcgTGAATAAGTAGCATCcagtccagaccacctctcaaggtttTGTGGatgtggagaaaatactggcagatGTGGGAAACTCGGTAGATGGAGAGggaaatcaaagatgaatatctgACTTGAATAGAAGTACGATTAAAGAAAATTAATGGAATTTGTAAAAGGGAAGTTATTGATTTAACAAGAGAAAcagctgataatgaatgtaaaaaaagtAATTAGTATCAACATTCCTCTAACAAGGTTTTAAAGTAAAATGGAAGCACTTACAGAAGTATGAATTCCTGAACATTTCAGCATGTTCCTGATTTTGACGTAATCTGTTCTGGATGGAGAGGTTTGGGGGAAGGCATGTACAGGTCATGACCGTGGTGCCAGAGTTTGTGGGGTGATAACCGGATGCTGTGTGACAGGTGGCCAGCGGACTGTCCTACCTGGGGCACAATGGCTGTATCCACATGGACGTGGCAGCACGAAGCATCCTGGTGGGGGACAACAACGTTGCCAAGCTGATGTGCTTCGGTGATCTCCGAGTCACTGATGAAGATGGGGAGTACCTCCGAGAACAAGGTATTTGACACTGTTGCTTCTAGTCCAGcccaccgcacagggccatatcaggactgccaagCTAAATGAAAAATTCAACCACATCATAATTACAAAACCCTGTCATATCTGAAAAAATACAcggaagaaacagaacaaaacaaaaatccacagtTCATGTCATTATCTTAACCGTTAATCTCCTtaagacaaacaagacaaggcTGTGCTCAGGATGTCAACCCTTCTGCTTGATTTATCAACCCCAGTTtacaaaaaaatctgaaaaaaaacctagaaaaaaccaacaacttgaAAGCCacataaaaatacataaaaaggccaccCTCTTACCCCCAGGTCGCCCAGCACTAATCACCCATTAAATCCCATGCCAAGGGGAATAACTTGCAATTTTCGAAAGTAGGTAATTTTAAAAAATTGATTTCAGAtataattgttttcttttgttacactttttttcccctgcattctacacataataaactttcaaaagaatttttgtttccaggctcatgttgctctgtattttcaccaaaaaaataaaagtgtcaaatttgatggtcaactttgaaaaaatgtttttttaattacagtatttaaaaaaaaaaaaaactataataaGTTTGTCTGGTCTGTAGTGTCTTCTAacacatcttttaaaaaaaaatctttttcttacTCGACTTGAATTGCAACAATAAACATGctgattttatgttcttttcattttgagggatgatGTGTTTTCCTTTGGTGGGGAgaaaaataacagcaaaaaaacaaacaacaaacctacctcaTATGTGTTatttctccataatgaaaagaaaaatataattcaTTGAAATAACAAAATCAGGAAGATATTGCAGAACGCCAGTAAATATCAGTGAAATTATTATCTGACTCATTGACAGTATCGTTTCCGACGGTCTGGCGATCAGTTCACAATTTTAGAGGTCCAGCAGTTGATTTCATGATTTCTGAAGTCCGGCGATCGATTCACACTCAAGTACCGATTCACTCTCAATATTGGTGAAACTCAGTCgatgtctaggtcactcagttcgatcgacttttacaaaattctcacgcagaaatcatcttcagtatTGTCGTTCAGATTATGCTACAACTCTCGAcagtcatcaaactcatcttgcaactttgaaactttAAAACATTGGCAAAACTTAACCAGTTCAGTAATATAATCCATTGAACTAGCACAATCAGGAAGATGGTGCAGAACaccaataaatatcagtgaaatcaagactgactcactgacagtatcgatttcggaggtccggcaTTTGATTCATGATTTCAGGGTTCCGGCAATATATTCACATTCAAGTACTAACTTCGCTCTCATTGTTGGCAAAACTCGGTCAGTCGATATCCAGGTCACTCAGTACAATCAAATTTTACAAGATTCTCACGCAAAAATAATTAAAACGGttcaaaatcatcttcagaatcatCGTTCAGATTATGCTAAAGCTCTCAACAGTCATCAAACTCGTCTTACAATTTaaaaaattcacaactttgtcaaactccaagcaaatcggactctgaaaagtgcaaaatgcatggcaggaagTGCTGTAAACGAGCCTGTGAATCTCGCCAGTCTCCTTTATGTAAATAACAATGGCTGCGCCCGTAGTAAGCATGTGTTTAGCTGGaaatactgtgtgtgtttgtatgtgacaCTGCAAGCCACTACTGGGCGTGTT
Coding sequences within it:
- the LOC143295346 gene encoding tyrosine-protein kinase Fyn-like isoform X3 codes for the protein MRASFSCGGADDQPVTDDVPPETPDGWEIDPDKLNIGKRIGIGLCVTVWKGQYLGLDVAVRMREAEREPAMSVDEFLEAVDLLKKFRHDKLEHVFGVHTKAEPMCVVIEWMSQGSLLEYLREGKGTHVDLPCLIDMAAQVASGLSYLGHNGCIHMDVAARSILVGDNNVAKLMCFGDLRVTDEDGEYLREQDKKFPIKWTAPEAAFYGKCNTMSTVWSFGVLLQEIMTRGQVPYPGMNNRETLEKVEKGYRMAKCPSTPELLYKLQLACWEREPRKRPTFAFLANCLSDYSTLTKSVSTSS